From one Pseudomonas sp. B21-048 genomic stretch:
- a CDS encoding tryptophan--tRNA ligase, protein MTTRTRILTGITTTGTPHLGNYAGAIRPAIIASRDSNADSFYFLADYHALIKCDDPLRIQRSRLEIAATWLAGGLDVDRVTFYRQSDIPEIPELTWLLTCVAAKGLLNRAHAYKASVDKNVETGEDPDAGITMGLYSYPVLMAADILMFNAHKVPVGRDQIQHVEMARDIGQRFNHLFGQGKEFFTMPEALIEESVATLPGLDGRKMSKSYDNTIPLFSSAKEMKDAISRIVTDSRAPGEAKDPDNSHLFTLFQAFATPAQSDEFRSELLQGLGWGEAKNRLFQLLDCELGESRERYHQLIERPADLEDMLQIGAKKARSVATPFLHELREAVGLRSFVAQTQVAATTKKKAAKAARFVSFREDDGSFRFRLLAADGEQLLLSRNFADGKTAGQVTKQLQSGQALDVRSEDLSFSVWLEGECVADSPAFADTAARDAAIDALRVALTPAQE, encoded by the coding sequence ATGACGACTCGTACCCGTATCCTCACCGGCATCACCACCACCGGCACGCCGCACCTGGGCAACTACGCCGGTGCTATCCGTCCGGCGATCATCGCCAGCCGTGACAGCAATGCCGATTCGTTCTACTTCCTGGCCGACTACCACGCCCTGATCAAATGCGATGACCCGCTGCGCATCCAGCGCTCGCGTCTGGAAATCGCCGCGACCTGGCTGGCCGGTGGCCTGGACGTAGATCGCGTGACGTTCTATCGCCAGTCCGACATCCCGGAAATCCCTGAACTGACCTGGCTGCTGACCTGCGTGGCCGCCAAGGGCCTGCTCAACCGCGCCCATGCCTACAAGGCCTCGGTGGACAAGAACGTCGAAACCGGCGAAGACCCGGACGCCGGCATCACCATGGGCTTGTATAGCTACCCGGTGCTGATGGCAGCGGACATTCTGATGTTCAACGCCCACAAGGTGCCGGTCGGTCGTGACCAGATCCAGCACGTGGAAATGGCCCGTGACATCGGCCAGCGCTTCAATCACTTGTTCGGCCAGGGCAAAGAGTTCTTCACCATGCCCGAAGCGCTGATCGAAGAAAGCGTCGCCACCTTGCCGGGCCTCGACGGTCGCAAGATGTCGAAGAGCTACGACAACACCATTCCGTTGTTCAGCAGCGCCAAAGAGATGAAAGACGCGATTTCGCGGATCGTTACCGACTCCCGTGCCCCGGGCGAAGCCAAAGATCCGGACAATTCGCACCTGTTCACCTTGTTCCAGGCCTTCGCTACACCGGCACAATCCGATGAATTCCGCAGCGAATTGCTCCAGGGCCTGGGTTGGGGCGAGGCGAAGAATCGTCTGTTCCAACTGCTCGACTGCGAATTGGGCGAATCCCGCGAGCGTTATCACCAGCTGATCGAACGTCCGGCGGATCTGGAAGACATGCTGCAGATTGGCGCCAAAAAGGCCCGTTCGGTTGCGACGCCGTTCCTCCACGAACTGCGCGAGGCGGTCGGCCTGCGTTCTTTCGTCGCTCAGACCCAAGTCGCAGCAACCACCAAGAAGAAAGCTGCGAAAGCCGCGCGCTTCGTCAGCTTCCGTGAAGACGACGGCAGTTTCCGCTTCCGTCTGCTGGCCGCCGATGGCGAACAACTGCTGCTGTCGCGCAACTTCGCCGATGGCAAAACCGCAGGGCAAGTGACCAAGCAACTGCAATCCGGTCAAGCCTTGGACGTGCGCAGCGAAGACTTGAGCTTCAGCGTCTGGCTGGAAGGCGAGTGCGTTGCCGACAGCCCGGCCTTCGCCGACACCGCGGCTCGCGATGCTGCCATCGACGCGCTGCGGGTTGCCCTGACACCGGCTCAGGAATAA
- a CDS encoding MBL fold metallo-hydrolase — translation METPNTVLIRETFPVGPLQCNCTIIGDPITKKAIVVDPGGNHELILARLDALGLKVVSIIHTHAHLDHFLASGQLKEKTGATLHLHKEDQFLWDNLEMQCQMFGVPYTPVPSPDRWLADDEELACGCGVALHTPGHTPGSMSFWFSEAKLLIAGDTLFKRGVGRTDLWGGDQATLVRSIKQRLYTLDEEATVVTGHGPDTRLGDEMRGNPFVRA, via the coding sequence ATGGAAACCCCGAATACGGTCCTCATCCGCGAAACCTTCCCCGTCGGCCCTTTGCAGTGCAACTGCACAATCATCGGCGACCCCATCACCAAGAAGGCCATCGTCGTCGATCCAGGCGGCAACCATGAACTGATCCTCGCGCGCCTCGACGCCCTGGGCCTGAAGGTGGTCAGCATCATTCATACTCACGCACACCTCGATCACTTTCTGGCCTCTGGTCAGTTGAAGGAAAAGACCGGCGCGACCCTGCACCTGCATAAAGAAGATCAATTCCTCTGGGACAATCTGGAGATGCAATGCCAGATGTTCGGCGTGCCTTACACGCCGGTGCCATCGCCGGATCGCTGGTTGGCCGACGACGAAGAGCTGGCTTGCGGGTGTGGCGTGGCGTTGCACACGCCGGGTCATACGCCGGGTTCCATGAGCTTTTGGTTTTCAGAGGCTAAGCTGCTGATTGCCGGTGATACGCTGTTCAAGCGCGGGGTAGGGCGCACAGATTTATGGGGCGGCGATCAGGCGACACTCGTGCGTTCGATCAAACAACGGTTGTATACCCTCGATGAAGAGGCAACGGTGGTGACCGGTCATGGTCCAGACACGCGTCTGGGCGATGAAATGCGCGGTAACCCCTTTGTGCGAGCCTGA
- a CDS encoding YhcB family protein, with product MEHSLLVWLLPTLALVVGVAIGFLIARLVPNAAPNRTQRQLDDIQERFDSYQNEVVTHFNSTATLVKKLTQSYQEVQDHLAEGANRLALDEQTRQRLLAALHADAAQSPRERLTPPRDQEPPRDYAPKMPNAPGMLDEHYGLKK from the coding sequence GTGGAACACTCGCTCTTAGTTTGGTTGTTGCCGACTCTTGCCCTGGTTGTGGGTGTCGCCATTGGATTCCTGATCGCTCGCCTGGTGCCGAATGCCGCGCCTAACCGCACGCAACGTCAGCTGGATGACATTCAGGAACGTTTCGACAGTTATCAGAACGAAGTGGTCACCCACTTCAACAGCACTGCAACACTGGTCAAGAAGCTGACTCAGAGCTATCAGGAAGTGCAGGATCATCTCGCCGAGGGCGCCAACCGTCTGGCCCTGGACGAGCAGACTCGCCAACGCTTGCTGGCGGCCCTGCACGCCGACGCGGCGCAGTCTCCACGGGAACGCCTGACGCCACCGCGCGATCAGGAACCGCCTCGCGACTACGCCCCTAAAATGCCGAACGCGCCGGGCATGCTCGATGAGCATTACGGCCTGAAGAAGTAA
- a CDS encoding alpha/beta hydrolase, whose amino-acid sequence MRETPVVIDGPVGQLEALYLDNDQPRSLALICHPNPVQGGTMLNKVVSTLQRTARDAGLITLRFNYRGVGASEGTHDMGTGEVDDAQAAAEWLRAKHPDLPLTLFGFSFGGFVAASLGGRLEAKGEQLKHLFMVAPAVMRLGEQDQLPQHGELTLIQPETDEVIDPQLVYEWSDVLDRPHELLKVAECGHFFHGKLTDLKDLILPRLSN is encoded by the coding sequence ATGCGCGAAACCCCTGTAGTGATTGATGGCCCGGTCGGCCAGTTGGAAGCCCTTTACCTGGATAACGACCAGCCCCGCAGCCTGGCGCTGATCTGCCACCCGAACCCGGTGCAGGGCGGCACCATGCTCAACAAAGTCGTTTCGACTCTTCAGCGCACCGCGCGCGACGCCGGTTTGATTACCTTGCGTTTCAACTACCGTGGCGTCGGTGCCAGCGAAGGCACGCATGACATGGGCACTGGCGAAGTCGACGATGCCCAGGCGGCGGCCGAGTGGCTGCGAGCCAAACATCCTGACTTGCCCCTGACCCTGTTCGGTTTCTCCTTCGGCGGATTTGTTGCAGCAAGTCTCGGCGGGCGTCTGGAAGCCAAGGGCGAGCAGCTCAAGCATTTGTTCATGGTCGCCCCGGCCGTCATGCGCTTGGGCGAACAGGATCAACTGCCGCAGCATGGCGAACTGACCCTGATCCAGCCAGAAACCGACGAAGTCATCGATCCGCAGCTGGTTTACGAGTGGTCCGACGTACTCGATCGCCCCCATGAGCTGCTGAAAGTGGCAGAATGCGGACACTTTTTTCATGGCAAGCTGACCGATCTCAAGGATCTGATCCTGCCGCGTCTTTCGAATTGA
- a CDS encoding PP2C family serine/threonine-protein phosphatase, which produces MPDIPVDLRCKTACAFVTGRSHLKTQTPCQDYVAARESNEVTCISLADGAGSRARSEIGAQIAVTATLAFVCKNFESLWQNMDKHNAKAAQRLVNRCLDAFRRKSEKLGCDLNDLACTLSFVAHSHGRYLAGHLGDGVIASVNVDGQLQALSHPENGEFANTTLFLTDHKAASRLRLYRGQIEATTGFAIMSDGTAESLYHKSSGVPAPAIQKLLEWNATLPRKKMRTVLGDNLQQSIATKTGDDCSIGLLSILKHSIDGGSHPV; this is translated from the coding sequence ATGCCTGACATCCCGGTAGACTTGCGCTGTAAAACGGCTTGCGCCTTTGTGACAGGACGCTCACACCTCAAAACTCAAACGCCTTGCCAGGACTATGTCGCGGCCAGAGAGTCGAACGAGGTGACCTGCATTTCATTGGCCGATGGGGCTGGCTCCAGAGCCAGATCCGAAATCGGCGCCCAAATCGCGGTCACTGCGACCCTAGCCTTTGTCTGCAAAAACTTTGAAAGCCTCTGGCAAAACATGGACAAACACAACGCGAAGGCAGCGCAGCGACTGGTTAATCGTTGTCTGGACGCGTTCAGACGCAAATCTGAAAAGCTTGGCTGCGACCTCAACGATCTGGCCTGTACCTTGTCGTTCGTCGCTCACTCTCATGGCCGCTATCTGGCAGGCCACCTGGGCGACGGAGTCATCGCAAGCGTTAATGTGGACGGACAACTTCAGGCCCTTTCTCATCCGGAAAACGGCGAGTTCGCCAACACCACGCTGTTTCTGACCGACCATAAAGCGGCGTCGCGGCTCAGGCTATATCGTGGACAGATTGAAGCCACGACAGGCTTTGCGATCATGAGCGACGGCACCGCAGAAAGCCTCTACCACAAATCCAGCGGCGTCCCCGCTCCGGCGATCCAAAAGCTGCTGGAATGGAATGCAACGTTACCCAGAAAAAAAATGAGAACCGTGTTGGGCGACAACCTTCAACAGTCCATCGCCACTAAAACCGGCGATGATTGCTCCATAGGATTACTGTCGATCCTGAAGCACTCCATCGATGGGGGTTCACACCCGGTATGA
- a CDS encoding LuxR C-terminal-related transcriptional regulator, which produces MTDLSPFSGPASVAVAALDGRFFRPPLPDGHVLRPRLCERLSAGLGGRLLLVSAPAGFGKSSLAVEFCQGLPDHWQSLWLGLSPRDSDPGRFLERLLEGLQEYFPQLGSQALGLLKMRQRHQPFAFEEWLDGLLDELAVHLSPVTPLLLVLDDYHLAQGPVLDRCLQFFLNHLPDGLLVMVTSRQRPDWHLARLRLSRQLLELHEQDLRLTHDEALTLLDRHSISLRGEALESLIQRSEGWVAGLRFWLLAASEAGSEGAMPQSLYGGEGLIRDYLLEEVIDCLPAEVQSFLYDTAPQERFCSELCDAVREAHDSAEILRFLLAHQVFLVPLDEHGHWYRYHHLFSDLLRSRPTAQAMVPTASLHLRACRWFNAQGLLDEAVEQALRAGHLDVAANLVQNLSEEQLLAEQNVGMLLRWKMDLPDSLLISTPRLIVLYSWALGLACQLDAAEELANHLSRFLPAPSATAQKSMLAQWLALSGIIARGRGNRELTLRYCTEALESLPAKRYGQRLICLSTLSNLAIADSDLWRARGLNRESLELAQRVGNPLFEALAHYDRARVLQARGEILRSLDEVRQGLQRLQGLSPQRLYAVRARLTLYEGFLLALRLQPQAARARLLAGLGEARACRDISVLIGHCVIARLEGSSGEFAKAFAELAEAERLMHIWDVPPIYYLAMITQVKCELWLAQGRTDLAEAWLARLGQTYNGEKPAAPPEFHPQLPLHIELQQAVLDMMKGQPMLAEGRLNALLEHGQRSGRQMLSVMALSQKIRLLLAGGRESEARKALAQALEAAAGGVLQPFDPLLTEHPDWLRGQLQLCASTAVSQSLSEKLPVMASRPVMESSPAAEQLSTRELAVLRLIAQGCSNQEISDQLFISLHTVKTHASHINSKLGVERRTQAVAKAKELGVLQ; this is translated from the coding sequence ATGACTGATCTGTCCCCATTTTCGGGCCCTGCAAGCGTTGCCGTCGCCGCATTGGACGGGCGCTTTTTCCGGCCTCCGCTGCCCGACGGCCATGTGCTGCGGCCGCGTTTGTGCGAGCGCCTGAGCGCCGGCCTCGGTGGCAGGCTGTTGCTGGTCAGCGCACCGGCGGGGTTCGGCAAGAGTTCATTGGCGGTGGAGTTTTGCCAGGGGTTGCCGGATCACTGGCAAAGTCTGTGGCTAGGGTTGAGCCCTCGGGACAGCGATCCCGGTCGTTTTCTTGAACGCCTGCTTGAAGGACTTCAAGAGTATTTTCCGCAACTGGGCAGCCAGGCGCTGGGGTTGCTGAAAATGCGCCAACGTCATCAGCCATTTGCCTTCGAAGAATGGCTGGACGGTTTGCTCGATGAACTGGCTGTGCACCTTTCACCCGTTACACCGCTGTTGCTGGTACTTGATGATTATCATCTGGCCCAGGGCCCGGTGCTTGATCGTTGCCTGCAGTTTTTCCTCAATCATTTACCCGATGGCCTGCTGGTCATGGTCACCAGCCGGCAACGTCCCGACTGGCATCTGGCACGCCTGCGACTGTCGCGGCAACTGCTCGAGTTGCATGAGCAGGATCTTCGGCTGACCCATGATGAAGCTCTGACCCTACTCGATCGGCACAGCATTTCATTGCGTGGCGAGGCGCTGGAGAGTTTGATCCAGCGCAGCGAAGGCTGGGTGGCAGGGCTGCGTTTCTGGCTGCTGGCGGCCTCCGAAGCGGGTAGCGAAGGCGCAATGCCCCAATCGTTGTACGGTGGGGAAGGGCTGATTCGCGACTATCTGCTCGAGGAAGTGATCGATTGCCTGCCTGCCGAGGTGCAGTCATTCCTTTACGACACCGCCCCTCAAGAGCGCTTTTGCAGCGAATTGTGCGACGCCGTGCGCGAAGCCCATGACAGCGCCGAGATCCTGCGCTTCCTGCTGGCGCATCAGGTGTTTCTGGTGCCGCTGGACGAACACGGTCATTGGTATCGCTATCATCATCTGTTTTCCGACCTGTTGCGCAGCCGGCCCACCGCCCAGGCGATGGTACCCACGGCCAGCCTGCATCTGCGTGCCTGCCGCTGGTTCAATGCCCAAGGGTTACTCGATGAGGCGGTAGAGCAGGCGTTACGTGCCGGGCATCTGGACGTTGCAGCGAATCTGGTACAAAACCTCTCTGAAGAACAGCTGCTGGCCGAGCAGAACGTTGGCATGCTGTTGCGCTGGAAAATGGACTTGCCCGACAGCCTGCTGATCAGCACGCCAAGGCTGATCGTGCTCTACAGTTGGGCATTGGGGCTGGCCTGCCAACTGGACGCCGCCGAGGAACTGGCCAACCACTTGAGCCGCTTCTTGCCAGCCCCGTCGGCCACCGCGCAAAAATCCATGTTGGCGCAATGGCTGGCCCTGAGCGGCATCATCGCCCGGGGGCGAGGCAATCGCGAGCTGACGTTGCGCTATTGCACCGAAGCGCTGGAAAGCCTGCCGGCCAAACGCTATGGACAGCGCCTGATATGCCTCTCGACCTTGTCCAATCTGGCCATTGCCGACAGTGATCTCTGGCGTGCACGGGGGTTGAATCGTGAATCCCTTGAGCTGGCACAACGGGTCGGCAATCCGCTGTTCGAGGCGCTGGCCCATTACGACCGCGCCCGCGTGCTGCAAGCGCGCGGGGAGATTCTTCGCTCACTGGACGAAGTCCGCCAAGGGCTGCAACGCCTGCAAGGCTTATCCCCGCAACGGCTTTATGCGGTGCGCGCACGGTTGACCTTATACGAGGGATTTTTGCTGGCGCTGCGCTTGCAACCCCAAGCCGCACGGGCACGTTTGCTCGCGGGTCTGGGCGAAGCGCGGGCCTGTCGCGACATCAGCGTGCTGATCGGCCACTGCGTGATTGCCCGTCTGGAGGGCAGCAGCGGCGAGTTCGCCAAAGCCTTCGCCGAACTCGCCGAGGCCGAACGCCTGATGCACATCTGGGACGTCCCGCCGATTTATTACCTGGCGATGATCACCCAGGTCAAATGCGAACTCTGGCTGGCCCAGGGCCGCACCGACCTGGCCGAAGCCTGGCTCGCGCGCCTGGGCCAGACCTACAACGGAGAAAAACCGGCAGCCCCCCCGGAATTCCATCCACAACTGCCGCTGCACATTGAACTGCAACAAGCCGTGCTGGACATGATGAAGGGGCAGCCGATGCTCGCCGAAGGACGCTTGAACGCGTTGCTTGAACACGGTCAGCGTAGCGGCCGACAGATGCTCAGCGTGATGGCGCTGAGTCAGAAAATCAGGCTGTTGCTGGCGGGCGGGCGCGAATCCGAGGCCCGCAAGGCGCTGGCCCAGGCTTTGGAAGCGGCCGCCGGTGGTGTCCTGCAACCGTTTGACCCATTGTTGACCGAACATCCGGATTGGCTACGCGGGCAACTTCAACTCTGTGCGTCGACGGCCGTTTCGCAGAGTCTCTCGGAAAAACTTCCGGTCATGGCCTCTCGACCGGTGATGGAGTCGTCTCCTGCCGCCGAACAACTCAGTACGCGTGAACTGGCCGTTCTGCGACTGATCGCCCAAGGGTGTTCGAACCAGGAAATCAGCGATCAGTTGTTTATTTCGCTGCACACGGTGAAGACCCATGCCAGTCATATCAACAGCAAGCTTGGGGTGGAACGGCGAACGCAAGCGGTCGCCAAGGCGAAAGAATTGGGTGTGTTGCAGTAA
- a CDS encoding OmpA family protein, with protein MFTSRRLIIVATAVALLSGCASPNPYDNQGQADSGSTGMSKTAKYGGLGALAGALAGAAIGHDNRGKGALIGAAVVGASAAGYGYYADQQEKKLRASMANTGVEVQRQGDQIKLIMPGNITFATDSANIASSFYQPLNNLAGSLKEFNQNQIEIVGYTDSTGSRQHNMDLSQRRAQSVATYLTSQGVSGANLSARGAGPDNPIASNGDVNGRAQNRRVEVNLKPIPGQEYQQQGQVQQYP; from the coding sequence ATGTTCACCTCGCGTCGTTTGATTATTGTCGCTACTGCTGTGGCTCTGCTGTCCGGTTGCGCATCGCCGAACCCTTATGACAACCAGGGGCAGGCTGATAGCGGCTCTACGGGTATGAGCAAAACCGCCAAATACGGTGGCCTTGGCGCCTTGGCCGGTGCGCTGGCCGGTGCTGCCATTGGTCACGATAACCGTGGCAAGGGCGCGCTGATTGGCGCCGCCGTGGTGGGAGCTTCCGCCGCCGGTTACGGTTACTACGCCGATCAGCAGGAGAAAAAACTGCGAGCCAGCATGGCCAATACCGGGGTTGAAGTGCAGCGCCAGGGTGATCAGATCAAGCTGATCATGCCGGGCAACATCACGTTCGCTACCGATTCGGCGAACATCGCGTCGAGCTTCTACCAGCCGCTGAACAACCTGGCGGGCTCGCTCAAGGAGTTCAACCAGAACCAGATCGAGATCGTCGGCTACACCGACAGCACCGGCAGTCGTCAGCACAACATGGACCTGTCCCAACGTCGTGCCCAGAGCGTAGCGACTTACCTGACCTCCCAGGGTGTCAGCGGCGCCAACCTGTCGGCACGTGGTGCCGGGCCGGATAACCCGATTGCCAGCAATGGTGATGTGAATGGCCGGGCGCAGAATCGTCGCGTCGAGGTCAACCTGAAGCCGATTCCGGGTCAGGAATATCAGCAGCAGGGCCAGGTTCAGCAGTATCCGTAA
- a CDS encoding protein kinase domain-containing protein: MEHVLVDKSVLFLDPDIINRIRGKNGLPFISHSDLLELQSLTKGLEQVHKNARQFFQFFASQPSRSHRALPKGTALRPGDLLAECAFDGHPIFFLKRTTEPQDQTPSGDAVDFCRHYDLLLLTCDEAQLTQCKATDARAQRWIGRAEKNGEGTLPPIMPFELPQKPLTTADSRIHNKGASVTESSVVTTSSGRRLTLNKSISSGGEGTIYAVAGNAEVCKIYHPEKLTERRRKKVELMVTRRVVEPGICWPNELVFNTQKEFVGYVMPRAEGKTLQATVFVKPLLARTFPRWTRRDLVNVAVAFLKQVQYLHSLNIIVGDINPNNLLVTPDSTKVWMVDTDSFQIDHFPCEVGTVPFTAPEIQGEKYGNYLRTKDHELFAIATMLFMIMLPGKPPYSQQGGGTAADNIKNMNFPYRFKKDSGKGKVSVTPVGAWQHIWSHLPYPLKQAFSNTFEDNQRQPIGDWLTLLTQYGEELLKGKHSDELFPAAFHINNPVEAVCGSCKKTYTESKAWLKKRQAVGGSTQCADCQKASKLKKLARESQKKTKLAEQRAAPPPAATTPQPNPTPVRNIAAPAPAPRRTAPATATVRQASTRPQQQQPTSARPQPYRSMPTHAPNQEGMVVRWFKRLLKHFL; the protein is encoded by the coding sequence ATGGAACACGTACTTGTCGATAAAAGCGTCCTTTTCCTGGACCCGGACATTATCAACCGCATTCGCGGCAAAAATGGACTGCCTTTTATCTCCCACTCCGATCTTCTAGAGCTTCAGTCCCTGACCAAAGGGCTTGAGCAGGTCCACAAAAACGCTCGACAGTTTTTCCAATTCTTCGCCAGTCAGCCTTCCCGATCGCACCGCGCACTCCCTAAAGGTACAGCACTGCGTCCCGGTGATTTGCTGGCTGAATGCGCGTTTGATGGCCATCCGATCTTCTTCCTAAAGCGAACGACAGAGCCACAGGACCAGACTCCTTCCGGTGATGCCGTCGATTTTTGCCGTCACTACGACCTGTTGTTACTGACTTGCGATGAGGCGCAACTTACTCAGTGCAAAGCCACTGACGCCAGAGCTCAACGCTGGATCGGCCGTGCGGAAAAAAACGGGGAAGGCACTTTGCCGCCGATCATGCCTTTCGAACTCCCCCAAAAGCCTCTCACTACCGCCGACAGTCGTATCCATAACAAAGGCGCAAGCGTCACGGAAAGTTCGGTGGTAACGACGTCTAGCGGCCGCCGGTTGACCCTGAACAAATCCATCAGCTCCGGTGGCGAAGGAACGATCTACGCAGTGGCAGGAAATGCAGAAGTATGCAAGATCTATCACCCGGAGAAGCTCACTGAACGCCGCCGCAAGAAGGTCGAGCTTATGGTGACGCGCCGAGTCGTTGAGCCTGGTATTTGTTGGCCGAATGAGCTGGTTTTCAATACGCAGAAAGAGTTCGTCGGCTATGTCATGCCTCGTGCGGAGGGGAAAACCCTTCAGGCCACGGTATTTGTCAAACCCTTGTTGGCAAGAACGTTTCCGCGCTGGACGCGACGAGATCTGGTGAATGTCGCGGTTGCGTTTCTGAAACAGGTGCAATACCTGCATTCGCTGAACATCATTGTGGGCGACATCAACCCGAACAACCTGCTTGTGACACCCGACAGTACTAAGGTCTGGATGGTCGATACAGACAGCTTTCAGATCGATCATTTTCCCTGCGAAGTTGGCACCGTGCCTTTCACCGCTCCAGAGATCCAGGGAGAAAAGTACGGCAACTACCTGCGTACCAAAGATCACGAGTTGTTTGCCATTGCCACCATGCTGTTCATGATCATGCTGCCAGGTAAACCACCCTATTCCCAACAGGGTGGCGGAACGGCGGCCGACAACATCAAGAACATGAATTTCCCTTATCGATTTAAAAAAGACAGTGGCAAAGGCAAGGTAAGCGTCACGCCGGTGGGTGCTTGGCAGCACATTTGGAGTCATTTGCCGTATCCGCTCAAGCAGGCCTTCAGCAACACGTTCGAAGATAATCAGCGACAACCGATCGGTGATTGGTTGACGCTACTGACTCAGTACGGCGAAGAGTTGCTCAAGGGCAAGCATAGCGATGAGTTGTTCCCCGCCGCTTTCCATATCAACAACCCGGTCGAGGCTGTCTGCGGTAGTTGCAAAAAAACTTACACCGAATCCAAGGCCTGGCTTAAGAAAAGACAAGCCGTGGGTGGATCAACTCAATGCGCAGACTGTCAGAAGGCATCCAAACTGAAAAAACTGGCCCGTGAAAGCCAAAAGAAAACCAAGCTGGCAGAACAGCGTGCGGCGCCACCTCCGGCGGCCACCACGCCTCAGCCGAATCCAACGCCGGTACGTAATATAGCGGCACCTGCACCTGCACCTAGACGCACTGCGCCGGCCACTGCCACCGTACGCCAGGCATCGACAAGACCGCAGCAACAGCAGCCGACTTCCGCCCGACCACAACCTTATAGATCCATGCCAACGCACGCGCCCAACCAAGAGGGCATGGTGGTGCGCTGGTTCAAACGACTCTTGAAGCATTTTTTGTAA
- a CDS encoding VWA domain-containing protein: MQDDFLLRQEDLAENPTTRVPVCLVLDVSGSMEGEPIAELHSGVQMFFEAIRDDEVAQYAAEICIVTFGGTAQKVLDFSSISRQDVPPLVASGMTPMGHAVGIALDLLEARKEDYQRAGVDYFQPWMVLMTDGEPTDDIGEAAARATSMINNRKLTVFPIAIGEAANVQSLARFSPSRPPLRLKGLRFNEFFDWLSRSVSRASQSTPGDAVALDIKGIEAWGQV; this comes from the coding sequence ATGCAAGACGACTTTCTCCTTCGTCAGGAAGACCTCGCGGAAAACCCGACCACACGCGTGCCGGTTTGCCTGGTGCTAGACGTCAGCGGATCAATGGAAGGCGAGCCTATTGCGGAACTGCATTCAGGCGTTCAGATGTTTTTCGAGGCGATTCGTGACGATGAGGTGGCGCAATATGCCGCTGAAATTTGCATCGTGACCTTCGGCGGGACGGCGCAAAAAGTGCTGGATTTCAGTTCCATCAGTCGTCAGGACGTCCCCCCGCTGGTGGCATCAGGCATGACACCCATGGGGCACGCCGTGGGCATCGCTTTGGACTTGCTGGAAGCACGCAAGGAAGATTATCAACGTGCCGGCGTTGATTATTTCCAACCCTGGATGGTTCTCATGACCGACGGGGAGCCGACCGACGACATTGGTGAGGCGGCCGCTCGCGCAACCAGCATGATCAACAACCGAAAACTGACTGTTTTCCCGATCGCGATCGGTGAGGCAGCGAACGTGCAATCGCTAGCCCGGTTTTCCCCGTCGCGCCCGCCTCTGCGCCTCAAAGGCCTGCGCTTCAATGAGTTCTTTGACTGGCTGAGCCGAAGTGTTTCGCGCGCATCTCAATCGACACCGGGTGATGCGGTGGCACTGGATATTAAAGGTATCGAAGCCTGGGGACAGGTCTGA